One genomic region from Pararge aegeria chromosome 14, ilParAegt1.1, whole genome shotgun sequence encodes:
- the LOC120629488 gene encoding LOW QUALITY PROTEIN: androglobin-like (The sequence of the model RefSeq protein was modified relative to this genomic sequence to represent the inferred CDS: substituted 1 base at 1 genomic stop codon), which produces MAKREQGKSRLVVHQIDPTECPFREFRDNELSPEFWGMGPTAFRITQYTTSKVAVKPAADYVWVDEQTQPLPRSARQYLHGWIRAEELAIRRWGAEAVVFEENGDRKMSVMDIQFSHAQVLLRSSFCRKVLSICYILERADNVVVEHQWENFVATIQPEGWRARYHIYSPGLKPGGGQQHRPTLSKNGCYLVRLFYLGAWRCVWVSDLVPVDATDSPLLPFSPLVCQAPKSGTKPAATVTSSYVHLWPLLLCKALLKLAAPDMSSDEDISFEDEPMMEFDILHALTGALNITYTFDDTESLWKFITSEVPLFFWDDDDDTITSTVKSKNTKKQTTKETAFVRRGTRTTIFLEDTKNLPNYALPGISPGHEMNMLVTMARDLPLKKPLPEPEVEMWKTYRWVDWARKHGLYEAFDCPRTRFLKVNGLMKLSYAPHLLDVQSTESITFKFREEQDKTNPPTKKGMKDLPPTNNSSTAQQAKEERREWVQFSALQESIKNVTNLFYPSMHQYASLASNPPSRIMKVPISKNIDTHAPNSAPLYLQIDGPGENILRISLNVLQTRVLINCGVPIFDDIEPAYLILEVFEWFADCTLPMAKAYIETREYNSLEIELPPGRHFCRIWVHSRMNWHAMFLSDSSLLLGTRDVIQCSAVKECPWASRFLSNVGTAFSNWIRMNKSTFNMAASEKDFFKSYQPDLEWDALLVGYRKCLLHWMFRQALQSLLTKRLLPDDFRAVCTVLRQHFCDPDFGMPPKPKPPKSFRTIADMDTCDCVMPEVEETEAMEEVIMEEQVFEENPIIDPQKMKKLLYSPEPPSTSQVCDLASEDLPCGILKRERELLIRKHEAATCVQAFWRGIWARKCLTSHVLITSDILKMIMDHAFGNLEALSALMNEFFLLYPGAKYAYSVASGLSGVIGLRQYSGTSPATSKCKWIPYFQGVFTCHAPVKVHLDVQSSLPYSTFSVYNNDTGKQMPQVYNAHITFHFEPNDHGYTIMGHGTLNEAPSAYTEVQWQLTVLSSTADVFHICDSDMIESCRELPLPQSSKMHIDEIFIPNRRNILGGMQISVQREEYISFRAAATLPELEMEAILSTTLSEGGFQELGRCSGTGVLQWPYIKLESAHMPYSLRRAKTRSATSHANLTSAPRESVFSSARSLKTPRGPKASTKSKSMTKIKDVKPLEPKQYTIKVTARNGWPLTLAQWIRVNEVRNMYGSEVVEVTPKKPQTKDKFIIIXDKNKTEELYQPQPGDAYVELECSLAVGGGSQAKRDDERELQFAAERKSWDVFEPGRNLRGAQIRKEFRAEFLEALTPPPSESSQTVAEEIYEELEGEGKKDVSYPAQQGPTPVTESGTFELSTESEVESTYLTMPEQLKDKFEPLYFVPLCTKEIESIRVTLTPGMLQAAVSTRNTNIEAALQRMSELQTYNEAYVLGRQKYRCQLLEKLFVDSQWKLELNQALEERDDAIAREVLQRSLSATKKKMEAKKK; this is translated from the exons GTTGAGCACCAGTGGGAGAACTTTGTCGCAACCATACAACCCGAGGGTTGGAGAGCGCGGTATCACATCTACTCGCCAGGGTTGAAGCCAGGTGGCGGCCAACAGCATCGTCCGACGCTGTCTAAAAATG GTTGCTACCTCGTCCGTCTGTTTTACCTCGGGGCCTGGCGCTGTGTTTGGGTCAGCGACCTTGTGCCGGTGGATGCGACGGACTCTCCTCTCCTTCCGTTCTCTCCGCTCGTCTGCCAAGCGCCAAAGTCGGGAACTAAACCTGCGGCCACTGTCACTTCCAGCTACGTGCATCTTTGGCCGCTGCTGCTTTGCAAG GCACTACTGAAGCTTGCTGCGCCAGATATGAGTTCAGATGAAGATATCTCTTTCGAGGACGAGCCTATGATGGAGTTTGATATACTGCACGCCTTGACTGGGGCCTTGAATATAACATATACATTTGATG ATACTGAATCGTTATGGAAGTTTATAACGTCAGAGGTGCCGCTGTTCTTCTGGGACGATGATGACGACACTATCACCAGCACTGTCAAGTCCAAGAACACCAAGAAGCAGACCACTAAGGAAACTGCATTTGTCAgg CGCGGTACCAGGACGACAATTTTTCTCGAAGACACGAAGAATCTCCCCAATTACGCTCTCCCGGGGATCTCGCCAGGACATGAGATGAATATGTTGGTGACGATGGCCAGGGATCTGCCGTTGAAGAAACCACTTCCTGAACCTG AAGTGGAAATGTGGAAGACGTATCGATGGGTGGATTGGGCTCGAAAGCACGGATTGTACGAAGCATTCGACTGTCCGCGTACAAGATTCCTGAAAGTGAACGGCCTTATGAAACTCTCCTACGCTCCACACTTATTAGATGTTCAAAGTACTGAATCG ATCACATTTAAATTTCGAGAAGAGCAAGACAAAACTAATCCTCCAACAAAGAAAGGAATGAAAGACCTACCACCCACCAACAATTCGTCCACCGCACAGCAAGCGAAGGAAGAAAGGCGGGAATGGGTACAATTTAGTGCG TTACAAGAATCAATTAAAAACGTTACCAACCTATTCTACCCATCGATGCATCAATACGCATCGTTAGCAAGCAATCCGCCATCAAGAATAATGAAAGTACCAATCAGTAAAAATATAGACACACATGCACCAAACTCAGCTCCTTTATACCTTCAAATCGACGGACCGGGTGAGAATATTCTAAGAATTTCTCTGAACGTGCTTCAAACAAGAGTACTTATTAATTGCGGTGTGCCAATATTTGATGACATAGAACCAGCTTATTTAATATTGGAGGTTTTCGAATGGTTTGCCGACTGCACTCTGCCAATGGCCAAAGCTTATATAGAGACGCGGGAATACAATAGTCTGGAAATTGAATTACCTCCTGGACGCCATTTCTGCAG GATCTGGGTGCACTCCCGCATGAATTGGCACGCCATGTTTCTATCCGACTCGTCGTTATTACTCGGGACGCGTGATGTAATTCAATGTTCTGCAGTCAAAGAGTGCCCCTGGGCATCCCGCTTCCTTTCAAACGTCGGCACTGCGTTCTCTAATTGGATACGAATGAATAAATCCACTTTCAATATGGCGGCAAGTGAAAAGGATTTTTTCAA aTCATACCAACCAGATTTGGAATGGGATGCCCTACTAGTGGGCTACAGGAAATGCTTACTCCACTGGATGTTCAGACAAGCGCTACAATCTCTGCTGACAAAACGACTCCTGCCTGACGACTTCCGTGCCGTATGCACAGTTCTAAGACAACATTTCTGCGATCCAGATTTCGGTATGCCACCTAAACCGAAGCCTCCTAAATCCTTCAGAACCATCGCAGATATGGATACATGTGATTGTGTTATGCCTGAAGTTGAGGAGACAGAGGCTATGGAAGAAGTAATAATGGAAGAACAG GTTTTTGAGGAAAACCCCATAATAGATCCACAAAAAATGAAGAAGCTGCTATACTCCCCAGAACCACCTTCAACTTCCCAGGTCTGTGATCTGGCTTCCGAAGATCTTCCTTGTGGTATATTAAAAAGGGAACGGGAGTTGTTGATCAGGAAACATGAAGCAGCTACCTGTGTTCAAGCTTTTTGGCGAGGCATTTGGGCTAGAAAATGCTTGACTAGTCACGTGCTAATAACGTCAGATATCTTGAAAATG ATTATGGATCACGCCTTCGGTAATTTAGAAGCGCTATCAGCTTTGATGAATGAATTCTTCCTATTATATCCTGGAGCAAAATACGCATACTCAGTGGCATCTGGCCTTTCTGGAGTAATAGGACTTCGCCAATATAGTGGAACATCGCCCGCAACATCCAAAT GTAAATGGATCCCGTACTTTCAAGGAGTGTTCACCTGTCATGCGCCGGTCAAAGTGCATCTAGATGTACAAAGCTCTCTACCGTACAGCACTTTTTctgtttataataatgatacaGGAAAGCAGATGCCGCAAGTTTATAACGCTCATATTACTTTTCACTTCGAGCCAAACGATCATGG CTACACAATAATGGGCCACGGTACTTTGAATGAAGCACCAAGTGCTTACACGGAAGTTCAGTGGCAACTGACAGTGCTCTCGTCCACCGCTGACGTGTTCCACATCTGCGACAGTGATATGATAGAGTCGTGCAGGGAACTACCATTGCCCCAGTCCAGTAAAATGCATATAGATGAGATCTTCATACCGAACAGGAGGAATATACTTGGTGGAATGCAGATATCGGTACAGAGGGAAGAGTATATCAGCTTCAGAGCAGCTGCAACCTTGCCTGAG ttGGAAATGGAAGCTATACTGAGTACTACCTTATCTGAGGGTGGCTTCCAAGAACTGGGAAGGTGTTCTGGCACCGGAGTATTGCAATGGCCTTACATCAAACTCGAGTCAGCCCACATGCCATATAGTTTGAGGAGGGCCAAGACGCGCTCTGCCACTTCACACGCAAACTTAACTTCG GCTCCTCGGGAATCTGTATTTTCGAGTGCTAGATCACTGAAGACTCCGAGAGGGCCAAAGGCGAGCACAAAATCCAAATCAATGACCAAG ATTAAGGACGTAAAGCCTTTGGAGCCAAAGCAATACACAATCAA AGTGACAGCACGTAACGGATGGCCGTTAACGCTTGCGCAGTGGATCAGGGTGAATGAAGTACGTAACATGTATGGGAGCGAGGTAGTGGAAGTGACACCGAAGAAACCACAGACAAAGGATAAG tttattataatttaggataaaaacaaaacagaagaaCTCTACCAGCCTCAACCGGGTGATGCATACGTGGAACTGGAATGTTCCCTGGCTGTCGGAGGAGGATCTCAAGCAAAACGTGACGATGAGAGGGAACTACAATTTGCTGCCGAAAGGAAGTCTTGGGATGTATTTGAACCGGGAAGAAATTTAAGAGGCGCCCAGATTAG AAAAGAATTTCGAGCTGAATTCCTTGAAGCCTTGACGCCTCCACCCTCTGAAAGCTCACAAACTGTCGCAGAG GAAATATACGAAGAGCTAGAGGGAGAAGGaaaaa AAGATGTATCATACCCTGCTCAGCAAGGCCCTACTCCAGTGACCGAAAGTGGTA cgTTCGAACTGTCAACGGAAAGTGAAGTGGAATCGACGTATCTTACGATGCCTGAACAGTTGAAAGACAAATTTGAACCGCTGTACTTCGTCCCACTGTGTACTAAAGAAATTGAAAGCATAAG AGTCACTCTAACACCGGGCATGTTACAAGCAGCtgttagtacccgtaacaccaACATTGAGGCGGCATTGCAGCGAATGAGTGAATTACAGACGTACAACGAAGCCTATGTTCTAGGGCGACAGAAATATAGGTGTCAGCTGCTGGAGAAACTGTTTGTTG ATTCGCAATGGAAACTAGAATTAAATCAAGCATTGGAAGAAAGGGATGATGCTATTGCTCGTGAGGTTCTACAGCGTAGTTTATCCGCTACGAAGAAAAAAATGGAGGCGAAAAAGAAGTAG